The Blastopirellula sediminis sequence AGATGGCCTGACGATCATCCCCGGCAAGCTGCAAGGCGCCGAGATCGAAACGTACAACGATCACCGGATGGCGATGAGCCTGGCTTTGGTCGGGCTGCGTCAACCGGGAGTCGTTATCATGAATCCCGGCTGCACCAACAAGACGTACCCGCATTACTTTGCGGACCTGGCGCGGCTGGCCGGCGTCAACTTCCAGTAACGCCGCGCCCGGTTTCTTCAGAAGAGCCGCCCTATTGGGGCAGCGGTTCGAGCGTCACTCGCAGCGGGAGGGCGCCCTGGCTCTTCATCTGCGGATCGGCGCCGCACGAGCGGATCTGGTCCGCCTTCAGTTCGGCGACTTCGAGGGCGCCGCTCCAGATGGGGCCGCGGCCTTGATTGTGAACATTGATCGTTAGCTGGATGCACTTTTCCAGCTCATAGCCGAAGATCTTGCGGAGCGTCTCGATGACGAAGTCAAACGTGTTGATGTCGTCGTTATGCAAGATCACGGCGTACGGCGGCTGACGCTTCGTCTGGTCGCGCGTGTCGGTCTTGGTGTCGGATTGCGTCGCGGGGGCGTCTACCACCGCCGAATCTTGTTTCGCCATGTTTTCGTTTCTCCCACCCTGGGGGACAAAAGTCGATCCCTTTTGGTTATCGCGGGGGAAACCGGTTTGTCAATTTTTTTCTCGCCCGGCGGCCTACAGGAAATCGCGCCGCAGCGGACCGACTTGTCCGCCGCTGGCGCGAGTATTTCCCGAAAGGTGCGAGCCCGTCAGATCTTCCCCGATCAAAACTCGGTTGGCGTCCGTGCCAATAAATCGCCGCCCGTGGCGTACTCGAGCGATCGGTGCGGAAGGAGCTGATTTGGGTTAGTCGTTCGGAATCATCGAATCGTCGACGACCTGAAGCAACTTGGAGATGCAGAGCTTGTTCATGCTGGTGCGACGCGTGTGGGCTTCGACGCGGAGCGACTCGTGCAGGCTCTTCGGCAGGCGAACGGTGATCACGCGGGTCGGCTCTTTCGATTCGGCCTGCGGGCTGGTCCGTTCACGCAGCTTGGCGATCATCAACTGGATCTCGCCGTACTCTTCGCATTTCTCAAAGTCGGTCAGTTGTTCCGGCACGTTGAACAAGCGACGGACGACCCCTTCGACGCCGAGGATCTCGCGGAAGAAGGTGACCCAGTCCGGCGATTGACGGAACAGGTCGCGAGCGACTCGCAGGGCTTCCTGCTTCTTTTCGGCGACCGGAGCTTGCGGAGCCATCGTGGCGACCGAGGTGGTCGGGCCGGCGGTGGTCGGCGTGGTCGGGCCTTGCGACAGCGGCGAGGTCGGCATCGGGGCCGGCTGGCTCAGTCGCTGCGGGGCCGCGGCGTACGGGTTGTTCTGGGCATAACCGGTTTGCGGCTGGCTCGTGTTGGCGAACGTGCTGCCGTGCTGGTGGAAATCGGGCATTTCGGGCTCCTTCCTTTCGATTGGAAATTGGCGTTCAGTCCTTCACCGTGAACGCGACGGTAAAGGGTATCCCAGAATCCTTGCCATCGAGTCAAGAGCAGCATCGAAATGATTGCAATGCAAGCACTTACAGCTGACAGCAGTGCATGCATCTTTTGGCGGCAGTCGCGCCACTTTTTTGGGCACGAGGTGAGTTGCACAAGTTTTAGGCAGCTTCGGTTTTCACATCGTGGAGAGTGTCCGCCTCCAAACCGCCAATTTTGTCGAAAATAGTTCAAAAAGTTTCCCGAATGGCCGTTTTGCGCACGAAAAAGCCCGGCCAGGTTCAAACCGGGCCGGGCGTGTGCCATGTCTTCTGAGCATGGCGGATTTCTGGCGTCGCTTGAGCCATGCGTTTCAGTTATGGCTCAACGCGTGGCGCTTGCTAGCAGGTTTCGGCTTAGCCGAGCTTCTCGGCGCAACGTTCCAGAAGCTTGCGGGTCGCGACGATCCCTTCGACTTCCGGTAGCTTGCTACCTTCGTATTCAACGCCGACATAGCCATGATAGCCATGCTTCTTGACGACGATTTCCATCATCTTGAAGTAGTCGGTGCGGGTTTCGTTCCCGTCCGCGTCGAAGTCGTGGCTCTTGGCGCTGACCGCCTTGGCGAACGGCATCGTTTCGTCGACCCCTTTGTAGCGGTCATAGTCATGGAAGTTGCCGAAGTCGGGCAGGGTGCCGCAGTTCGGCAGGTCGACCGTCTTCATCACGCCGGCGAGCCATTCGCCGTTCGACGACAGACCGCCATGGTTTTCGACGATCACGTTGATGTCGTACGGCTTGGCGAATTCGCTCAGGCGGCGGAGACCGTCGGCGGCCAGCTTCTGGCCTTCTTCGTACTTGGCGTCGGTCTGGGCGTTGACGCGAATCGAGTGGCAGCCGAGGAACTTGGCCGCTTCGACCCACTTGTAGTGGTTTTCGACCGCTTGGGTTCGTTTGGCGTCGTCGCTGGCGCCGAGCGGGCCTTCGCCGTCAATCATGATCAGCAGGCGTTTCACGCCCAGATCGTCGCTGCGGGTGATCATTTCGCCCAGGTACTTTTCGTCCTTGGCTTTGTTGGCGA is a genomic window containing:
- a CDS encoding ATP-dependent Clp protease adaptor ClpS, translated to MAKQDSAVVDAPATQSDTKTDTRDQTKRQPPYAVILHNDDINTFDFVIETLRKIFGYELEKCIQLTINVHNQGRGPIWSGALEVAELKADQIRSCGADPQMKSQGALPLRVTLEPLPQ
- a CDS encoding sugar phosphate isomerase/epimerase family protein — encoded protein: MTHFDRRSFLKLSAAAAGAFALPTASLFADDAKAPFKISLAQWSLHKALKGNKLDNLDFAKVAKEECGIEAIEYVNQFFANKAKDEKYLGEMITRSDDLGVKRLLIMIDGEGPLGASDDAKRTQAVENHYKWVEAAKFLGCHSIRVNAQTDAKYEEGQKLAADGLRRLSEFAKPYDINVIVENHGGLSSNGEWLAGVMKTVDLPNCGTLPDFGNFHDYDRYKGVDETMPFAKAVSAKSHDFDADGNETRTDYFKMMEIVVKKHGYHGYVGVEYEGSKLPEVEGIVATRKLLERCAEKLG